A window of Gottschalkia purinilytica contains these coding sequences:
- a CDS encoding DMT family transporter: protein MKRIFTKKINVIIISIICATLWGSAFPVLKVSYEKMGIEASDIFSKIYLAGIRFFMASILVFIVAKVVLKLKLGIKAEHFKDVLFIGILQTTLQYFFFYIGVANTSGIKSAILQSSGTFLVVIFAHLIYNDDKIDTRKVISLLLGFGGIFIVNIGKGFDPTFKLMGEGFLIASALMSSFSTIYVKSVSKKINPVLLTGWQMLLGSIVLLVVGKVGMQGKTLVFESISFSLLIYGAFLSATAFLLWNVLLKYNKAGEISIYRLFIPISGSILSVIFIKGEVFTIKLLIGLSMVVLGIILLNLKRNFEYVKK, encoded by the coding sequence GTGAAAAGAATTTTTACAAAAAAAATTAATGTAATAATTATATCTATTATATGTGCAACTCTTTGGGGTAGTGCTTTTCCTGTTCTTAAAGTTAGTTATGAAAAAATGGGAATAGAAGCTTCAGATATATTTTCTAAGATATATCTTGCAGGGATAAGATTTTTTATGGCTTCAATTCTAGTTTTTATAGTTGCTAAAGTTGTACTTAAGCTAAAATTAGGGATAAAAGCAGAACATTTCAAAGATGTTCTTTTTATTGGAATCTTACAGACTACACTACAATATTTCTTTTTCTATATAGGAGTTGCAAATACTTCAGGTATAAAAAGTGCCATACTTCAATCGAGTGGAACTTTTTTAGTAGTAATCTTTGCTCATCTTATATATAACGATGATAAAATAGATACAAGAAAAGTAATAAGTCTATTATTAGGATTTGGTGGAATATTTATAGTTAACATTGGAAAAGGATTTGATCCTACATTTAAACTCATGGGAGAAGGATTTTTAATAGCGTCAGCATTAATGAGTAGTTTTTCTACTATATATGTAAAGTCTGTTTCAAAAAAAATAAATCCAGTTCTTCTTACAGGATGGCAAATGTTACTAGGCTCAATTGTATTATTAGTAGTCGGAAAAGTTGGAATGCAAGGGAAAACTCTTGTTTTTGAAAGTATAAGCTTTTCATTATTAATATATGGCGCATTTCTTTCAGCTACTGCATTTCTTTTATGGAATGTGCTCTTAAAGTATAATAAAGCTGGAGAAATAAGCATATATAGATTATTTATACCTATATCAGGATCTATTCTTTCGGTAATATTTATTAAAGGTGAAGTGTTTACAATAAAATTATTAATAGGACTTAGCATGGTAGTTCTAGGAATCATTCTTTTAAACTTAAAAAGAAATTTTGAATATGTTAAAAAATGA
- a CDS encoding mechanosensitive ion channel family protein — protein sequence MNLGNFKDKGFELIVDKGPNLLWAILVLIVGLWITKWIIKVAENSFKKRKMDDSLFSFLKSFMNFTLKVLVIVTSAIALGLPMSPFITILGTSGLAIGLALKDSLSNFAGGVIILTSRTFSIGDFIEVEGFSGTVKDINLLYTSLNTTDNKKVTIPNASLANSKLTNFSVEKTRRVDLVFSIDRNENIEKAKEIFRKIVESHELILKEPKPIIRVGELVKDSVNFDIKIWCNNDNYWDVYYDINEIVKIEFDKEKINVVSS from the coding sequence ATGAATTTAGGTAACTTTAAAGATAAAGGGTTTGAACTAATTGTAGATAAAGGTCCAAATCTACTATGGGCTATATTAGTTCTTATAGTAGGACTTTGGATAACTAAGTGGATTATAAAAGTGGCGGAAAATAGTTTTAAAAAAAGAAAAATGGATGATTCACTGTTTTCATTTCTTAAATCATTTATGAATTTTACACTAAAAGTTTTAGTTATAGTAACTTCTGCTATAGCTTTAGGATTACCAATGAGTCCATTTATTACTATATTAGGTACATCAGGACTAGCAATTGGGTTAGCGTTAAAAGATAGTCTATCTAACTTTGCAGGAGGAGTAATAATACTTACTTCTAGAACATTTAGTATAGGAGATTTTATAGAAGTAGAAGGATTTTCTGGAACTGTAAAAGATATAAATTTATTATATACATCCTTAAATACAACAGATAACAAAAAAGTTACTATACCAAATGCAAGCTTAGCGAATAGTAAACTTACTAACTTTTCAGTAGAAAAAACTAGAAGAGTAGATTTAGTCTTTAGTATTGATCGTAATGAAAATATTGAAAAGGCAAAAGAAATTTTTAGAAAAATAGTTGAAAGTCATGAGCTAATATTGAAAGAACCTAAACCAATAATTAGAGTAGGTGAGTTAGTCAAAGATTCTGTAAACTTTGATATTAAAATCTGGTGTAATAATGATAACTATTGGGATGTTTATTATGACATAAATGAGATTGTAAAGATTGAGTTTGACAAGGAAAAGATTAATGTTGTATCTTCATAG
- a CDS encoding TIGR04076 family protein, whose product MSKRPKIKITLVDKIGKMGCHRGHKIGDTFDFDTERGKLCPMAMHVAFPYVDILRYGGDIPKDSDGEIKICCPDAAVINIFKLEKIEE is encoded by the coding sequence ATGTCTAAAAGACCTAAAATTAAGATTACTTTAGTAGATAAAATAGGAAAAATGGGATGTCATCGTGGACATAAAATAGGAGATACTTTTGATTTTGACACAGAAAGAGGAAAGCTATGTCCAATGGCTATGCACGTAGCTTTTCCATACGTTGATATATTAAGATATGGTGGAGATATACCTAAAGATAGTGATGGAGAAATAAAAATATGTTGTCCAGATGCAGCAGTAATCAATATTTTTAAATTAGAGAAAATAGAAGAATAA